TGGAAAGCCCGGCTGGGCACCCCCAAGGCCATCACCGCCATGGCGCACAAACTCGCCCGCATCCTCTGGCACCTGATCAAACACCGCACCCCTTACGACCCGACCGTGTGGCAACACGCCGAAGAAAAACTGAAGCTCAAGAAGATTCAACGCCTCCACCAATCCGCCACCGCCCTCGGCTTTAAACTCATCACCACCACCTGAACTTACACGCCTAGTTTCTTACGAGCCGTCATTCGTGTGGTGCGTGCTCGTGACATATCGTCAATAACGCCGTCAGTCCTTTCGGTCCGAGGTTCAACTCATCTCCAATCAAATTCACCCACCTGGCTCTCTCGATGCCTTTCGGTGTCCACTTGATGCCATACAAGCCTCTCGT
This DNA window, taken from Verrucomicrobiia bacterium, encodes the following:
- a CDS encoding IS110 family transposase; this translates as WKARLGTPKAITAMAHKLARILWHLIKHRTPYDPTVWQHAEEKLKLKKIQRLHQSATALGFKLITTT